In Erigeron canadensis isolate Cc75 chromosome 1, C_canadensis_v1, whole genome shotgun sequence, a single window of DNA contains:
- the LOC122607252 gene encoding probable magnesium transporter NIPA6, whose protein sequence is MTTMIVGEAANFVAYAYAPAVLVTPLGALSIIVSAVLAHFMLKERLKRMGVVGCVSCIVGSIIVVIHAPAESTPNSVEEIWNLAIEPAFLLYVAATLSLVAALVMHFEPRYGQSNILVYLGICSLMGSLTVVSIKAIGIAIKLTLEGVSQVAYPQTWVFVTVAVLCVITQLNYLNKALDTFNTALVSPIYYVMFTSLTIIASVIMFKDWKDQSASDIASEICGFITVLSGTIVLHSTREQEPSVPPGTVTWYGQDPIKTIEDNEHLISIHNSDFFD, encoded by the exons ATGACTACAA TGATTGTCGGAGAGGCTGCCAATTTTGTTGCTTATGCTTATGCTCCTGCTGTCCTTGTAACCCCTCTTGGTGCATTGAGTATAATCGTTAG TGCTGTTTTGGCGCACTTCATGCTGAAAGAACGCTTGAAGCGGATGGGTGTTGTGGGATGTGTCTCATGTATAGTTGGTTCAATAATAGTGGTTATTCATGCACCTGCGGAATCCACTCCAAATTCGGTAGAAGAAATATGGAATTTGGCAATTGAACCAG CATTCCTATTATATGTAGCAGCTACACTATCACTAGTAGCGGCTCTCGTGATGCATTTTGAACCTCGCTATGGGCAGTCAAATATTTTGGTATACTTGGGGATATGTTCTCTAATGGGTTCCCTAACG GTTGTTAGCATAAAAGCCATTGGTATTGCGATAAAGCTTACTCTAGAGGGAGTTAGCCAGGTTGCATATCCTCAAACTTGGGTTTTTGTTACTGTTGCCGTGCTATGTGTGATTACACAGTTGAATTATCTTAACAAG GCGTTGGATACGTTCAACACAGCACTTGTTTCCCCTATATATTATGTGATGTTCACTTCTTTAACAATCATTGCAAGTGTAATTATGTTCAAG GATTGGAAAGATCAGAGTGCTAGCGACATAGCATCTGAAATATGTGGATTCATCACTGTTCTTTCGGGAACAATTGTTCTTCATTCAACAAGAGAACAAGAACCATCTGTACCACCAG GAACCGTAACATGGTATGGGCAAGATCCCATAAAAACCATCGAGGATAATGAACATTTAATCTCCATTCACAACTCGGATTTTTTTGATTAg
- the LOC122609785 gene encoding translocon-associated protein subunit alpha, which translates to MTKLRVFSVFAFLLLLLFSSLILQVARCESDPDLEDAELVAETVEEGGDLGFVGDDVQDFGVGNYSPAPGVETVCVFPKNTAKVVLAGKETEILVGMKNEGDQDVKVLAVQASVHLPFDHRMLVQNLSVQAFNNASVPPSVQATFPYIFAVSQFLQAGTFDLVGTIVYEIDQLPYQNTFYNGTIEVIEAGGLVSVETVFLVSLGISLLVFLALWVRGQIQNLSKKTKRVPKVETGTRNVDASMDEWLEGTAYAQSKASKSKKKK; encoded by the exons TTGCTAGATGTGAGTCTGACCCGGATTTAGAAGACGCTGAACTTGTCGCCGAGACTGTTGAGGAAGGAGGAGATCTTGGGTTTGTCGGTGATGATGTTCAGGACTTTGGTGTTGGGAATTATAGTCCAGCTCCTGGTGTGGAAACAGTATGTGTTTTTCCGAAGAATACTGCAAAAG TGGTTTTGGCAGGGAAAGAGACTGAGATTTTAGTTGGAATGAAAAATGAGG GGGATCAGGATGTGAAGGTGCTTGCTGTCCAAGCCAGTGTCCATCTTCCTTTTGATCATCGTATGTTGGTTCAGAATCTCTCTGTACAG GCTTTTAACAATGCATCCGTTCCTCCTTCTGTTCAAGCAACTTTTCCTTATATATTCGCTGTCAGCCAATTCTTACAG GCTGGAACATTTGATCTTGTTGGAACTATAGTTTATGAAATTGATCAGTTGCCGTACCAAAACACATTCTATAATGGTACTATTGAAGTTATCGAAGCTGGTGGGCTTGTTAGCGTCGAGACTGTGTTTCTAGTTTCTCTTGGAATTTCTCTTCTTGTGTTTCTTGCATTATGGGTTCGTGGTCAAATACAAAACCTTTCCAAG AAAACAAAGAGGGTGCCAAAGGTGGAAACTGGAACTCGGAACGTTGATGCATCTATGGATGAGTGGTTGGAG GGAACTGCTTACGCACAATCGAAGGCCAGCAAatcaaagaagaagaagtag